One stretch of Sander lucioperca isolate FBNREF2018 chromosome 13, SLUC_FBN_1.2, whole genome shotgun sequence DNA includes these proteins:
- the tcerg1b gene encoding transcription elongation regulator 1 isoform X2: MADQTESETIGFSDNRMVQQAVRFRGPAPAPAPAQTPVLRGPPPLLRPPPPPFGMMRGPPPRPPFARPPFDPNMPPIPPPGSMPPPIGPPHLQRPPFLPPPMGNLPPPPGMLFPPGMPPVPASGAPALNPAEEIWVENKTPEGKAYYYNARTRESSWSKPDGVKIIQQSELNPLLVAGSAGPGPSVGVTTAASSSSVNTTASTAATASPTQALATTPSRTLASSPDSTTPSVTIAATVVADLSPVATASSTVAVSPVTVVTVSTVPSPVTAVQTMPLLPAGMPHNVAQPTAAMSAFPPVMVPPFRVPLPGMHIPLPGVAMMQIVGAPCVKAGPSPNDPRFSIFFQPRTPYKIENIPGSPSCMLPGMGPPLVSMMHPHLALSAAPASMAGSLQLPEWSEYKTADGKTYYYNNRTLESTWEKPPALVEKEKEAERVKERLAQEEAEAMEMEDEENKTDNTNNEKEEPKEEEMTEEEKAAQKARPIATNPIPGTPWCVVWTGDDRVFFYNPTTRLSMWDRPEELVGRADVDKHIQEPPHKRGLGDGKKTGVNKEEPELAIATEENQDEEPSKAKKRKKEEVKEADSEKEAAMEAELRAARERAIVPLEARMTQFKEMLLERGVSAFSTWDKELHKIVFDPRYLLLNPKERKQVFDQYVKTRAEEERKEKKNKLMQAKDEFRRMMEEAKFTPRTTFSDFAVKHGRDPRFKTIEKMKDREAIFMEFMTAMRKREKEDSKSRGEKVKQDFFDLLSEQHIEGGQRWSKLKERLETDLRYKAVESSALREELFKQYMEKQAKSVDIDKERELERQARIEASLREREREVQKARSEQTKEIDREREQHKREEAIQHFKALMSDMVRSSDATWSDTRRNLRKDHRWESASLLEREEKEKLFNDHVEALAKKKKEHFRQLLDETSMVRSKKITLTTTWKEVKKVIKEDPRCIKFSSSDRKRQREFEDYIKDKYITAKADFRTLLKETKFITYRSRKLIQESEQHLKDVEKILQNDKRYLVLECVPEERRKLIMFYIEDLDRRGPPPPPTASEPTRRSTK; this comes from the exons ATGGCGGaccagacagagagcgagactATCGGGTTCAGCGACAACAG AATGGTGCAGCAGGCAGTGCGTTTCCGCGGCCCTGCGCCTGCACCTGCGCCTGCCCAGACCCCAGTGTTACGAGGCCCACCACCACTCCTTAGGCCACCGCCGCCTCCTTTTGGGATGATGAGGGGACCCCCGCCCCGACCCCCATTTGCACGCCCACCCTTTGACCCCAACATGCCGCCCATCCCACCACCAGGAAGCATGCCTCCACCCATTGGACCTCCACATCTACAG AGACCTCCATTCCTTCCCCCTCCCATGGGAAACCTGCCGCCTCCTCCAGGGATGCTGTTTCCTCCTGGGATGCCCCCGGTTCCTGCATCTGGAGCCCCTGCACTCAACCCTGCAGAGGAGATTTGGGTAGAGAACAAGACTCCAGAGGGAAAG GCATATTACTACAACGCCAGGACCAGAGAGTCATCATGGAGTAAACCGGATGGTGTGAAGATCATCCAGCAGTCTGAACTCAACCCTCTTCTTGTAGCGGGGTCTGCAGGGCCAGGTCCAAGTGTGGGGGTGACTACAGCTGCCAGCTCGAGCAGTGTCAACACTACAGCCAGCACAGCAGCCACAGCCTCGCCTACTCAGGCCCTGGCTACAACCCCCTCCCGCACACTCGCCTCCAGTCCAGACTCCACCACCCCATCCGTGACCATTGCAG CCACTGTTGTAGCAGACCTATCCCCTGTTGCCACAGCGTCCTCAACTGTTGCTGTGTCTCCAGTCACTGTGGTAACTGTTTCCACGGTGCCGTCACCTGTTACGGCTGTGCAGACCATGCCACTGCTACCTGCAGGCATGCCCCACAATGTGGCCCAGCCCACCGCAGCCATGTCTGCCTTCCCCCCTGTCATGGTGCCTCCTTTCAGGGTGCCCTTACCAGGCATGCACATCCCTCTACCAG GTGTAGCAATGATGCAGATAGTAGGTGCCCCCTGTGTAAAGGCAGGCCCCAGCCCCAACG ATCCGAGGTTCTCAATCTTTTttcagccaaggaccccttacaaGATAGAGAATATACCGGGGAGCCCCTCAT GCATGCTTCCTGGCATGGGTCCGCCTTTAGTTTCCATGATGCACCCACATCTGGCTCTCTCGGCAGCTCCTGCCTCCATGGCCGGATCATTGCAGCTGCCCGAGTGGTCAGAGTACAAAACAGCTGATGGGAAAACGTACTACTACAACAACCGAACACTGGAGTCCACCTGGGAGAAACCACCGGCCCTCGTGGAGAAAG aaaaagaagcagaaagggTCAAGGAACGTCTGGCCCAGGAGGAGGCTGAGGCGATGGAGATGGAGGACGAGGAGAACAAAACAGATAACACTAACAACGAGAAGGAG GAGCCAAAAGAAGAAGAGATGACAGAGGAGGAAAAAGCAGCTCAGAAAGCCAGACCTATAGCCACCAACCCTATCCCTGGCACACCATG gTGTGTGGTTTGGACGGGTGACGATCGCGTGTTCTTCTACAATCCGACAACACGGCTGTCCATGTGGGACCGGCCCGAGGAGCTGGTTGGTCGAGCTGATGTCGACAAGCACATCCAGGAGCCGCCGCACAAGAGAGGCCTGGGGGACGGAAAGAAGACAG GTGTCAATAAGGAGGAGCCAGAACTGGCCATTGCTACTGAAGAGAATCAGGATGAGGAGCCATCCAAAGCCAAAAAGAGAAA GAAGGAGGAGGTAAAGGAGGCAGACTCTGAGAAAGAAGCAGCAATGGAGGCAGAGCTCAGAGCTGCCAGAGAACGAGCTATAGTGCCGCTAGAGGCCCGGATGACCCAGTTCAAAGAAATGCTGCTGGAGAGAGGG GTGTCTGCATTCTCGACTTGGGACAAAGAGCTTCATAAGATTGTGTTTGACCCACGTTACCTTCTGCTCAACCCAAAAGAGAGGAAACAG GTGTTTGACCAGTATGTGAAGACGCGAGCAGAGGAGGAaagaaaggagaagaagaacaagCTGATGCAGGCCAAAGACGAGTTCAGGAGGATGATGGAGGAAGCAAAGTTTACACCAAG AACAACATTTAGTGATTTTGCAGTGAAGCACGGCCGAGATCCACGATTTAAGACCATAGAAAAGATGAAGGACAGGGAGGCGATCTTCATGGAATTCATGACCGCtatgaggaagagagagaaagaggactCCAAGTCCAGAGGAGAGAAG GTGAAGCAAGACTTCTTTGATCTCCTAAGTGAGCAGCACATAGAGGGAGGCCAGCGGTGGAGCAAATTGAAAGAGCGGCTAGAGACTGACCTACGATACAAGGCTGTAGAGAGCTCCGCGCTCAGAGAAGAACTTTTCAAACAGTACATGGAAAAACAAGCCAAG AGCGTGGACATCGATAAGGAGAGAGAGTTGGAGCGGCAGGCTCGTATCGAGGCCAGTCTCAGAGAGAGGGAGCGGGAGGTGCAGAAGGCCCGATCAGAACAGACCAAAGAGATCGACCGAGAGAGGGAGCAGCACAAGAGGGAGGAGGCCATCCAGCATTTCAAAGCTCTCATGTCGGATATG GTACGATCTTCAGATGCAACGTGGTCAGACACACGTCGCAACCTGCGGAAGGACCATCGCTGGGAATCGGCATCACTgctagagagagaggaaaaggagaAGCTGTTCAACGACCATGTAGAAGCACTGgccaagaagaagaaagaacatTTCAGGCAGCTATTGGATGAGACCAGCATGGTGAGAAGTAAAAAG atCACTCTGACAACCACATGGAAGGAGGTGAAGAAGGTTATCAAGGAGGACCCTCGCTGTATTAAGTTCTCCTCCAGTGACAGA aaGAGACAGCGGGAGTTTGAAGATTACATCAAAGACAAGTACATCACAGCCAAAGCTGACTTCAGAACCCTGCTGAAGGAGACAAAGTTCATCACATACAG
- the tcerg1b gene encoding transcription elongation regulator 1 isoform X8, with product MADQTESETIGFSDNRMVQQAVRFRGPAPAPAPAQTPVLRGPPPLLRPPPPPFGMMRGPPPRPPFARPPFDPNMPPIPPPGSMPPPIGPPHLQRPPFLPPPMGNLPPPPGMLFPPGMPPVPASGAPALNPAEEIWVENKTPEGKAYYYNARTRESSWSKPDGVKIIQQSELNPLLVAGSAGPGPSVGVTTAASSSSVNTTASTAATASPTQALATTPSRTLASSPDSTTPSVTIAATVVADLSPVATASSTVAVSPVTVVTVSTVPSPVTAVQTMPLLPAGMPHNVAQPTAAMSAFPPVMVPPFRVPLPGMHIPLPGMLPGMGPPLVSMMHPHLALSAAPASMAGSLQLPEWSEYKTADGKTYYYNNRTLESTWEKPPALVEKEKEAERVKERLAQEEAEAMEMEDEENKTDNTNNEKEEPKEEEMTEEEKAAQKARPIATNPIPGTPWCVVWTGDDRVFFYNPTTRLSMWDRPEELVGRADVDKHIQEPPHKRGLGDGKKTGVNKEEPELAIATEENQDEEPSKAKKRKKEEVKEADSEKEAAMEAELRAARERAIVPLEARMTQFKEMLLERGVSAFSTWDKELHKIVFDPRYLLLNPKERKQVFDQYVKTRAEEERKEKKNKLMQAKDEFRRMMEEAKFTPRTTFSDFAVKHGRDPRFKTIEKMKDREAIFMEFMTAMRKREKEDSKSRGEKVKQDFFDLLSEQHIEGGQRWSKLKERLETDLRYKAVESSALREELFKQYMEKQAKSVDIDKERELERQARIEASLREREREVQKARSEQTKEIDREREQHKREEAIQHFKALMSDMVRSSDATWSDTRRNLRKDHRWESASLLEREEKEKLFNDHVEALAKKKKEHFRQLLDETSMITLTTTWKEVKKVIKEDPRCIKFSSSDRKRQREFEDYIKDKYITAKADFRTLLKETKFITYRSRKLIQESEQHLKDVEKILQNDKRYLVLECVPEERRKLIMFYIEDLDRRGPPPPPTASEPTRRSTK from the exons ATGGCGGaccagacagagagcgagactATCGGGTTCAGCGACAACAG AATGGTGCAGCAGGCAGTGCGTTTCCGCGGCCCTGCGCCTGCACCTGCGCCTGCCCAGACCCCAGTGTTACGAGGCCCACCACCACTCCTTAGGCCACCGCCGCCTCCTTTTGGGATGATGAGGGGACCCCCGCCCCGACCCCCATTTGCACGCCCACCCTTTGACCCCAACATGCCGCCCATCCCACCACCAGGAAGCATGCCTCCACCCATTGGACCTCCACATCTACAG AGACCTCCATTCCTTCCCCCTCCCATGGGAAACCTGCCGCCTCCTCCAGGGATGCTGTTTCCTCCTGGGATGCCCCCGGTTCCTGCATCTGGAGCCCCTGCACTCAACCCTGCAGAGGAGATTTGGGTAGAGAACAAGACTCCAGAGGGAAAG GCATATTACTACAACGCCAGGACCAGAGAGTCATCATGGAGTAAACCGGATGGTGTGAAGATCATCCAGCAGTCTGAACTCAACCCTCTTCTTGTAGCGGGGTCTGCAGGGCCAGGTCCAAGTGTGGGGGTGACTACAGCTGCCAGCTCGAGCAGTGTCAACACTACAGCCAGCACAGCAGCCACAGCCTCGCCTACTCAGGCCCTGGCTACAACCCCCTCCCGCACACTCGCCTCCAGTCCAGACTCCACCACCCCATCCGTGACCATTGCAG CCACTGTTGTAGCAGACCTATCCCCTGTTGCCACAGCGTCCTCAACTGTTGCTGTGTCTCCAGTCACTGTGGTAACTGTTTCCACGGTGCCGTCACCTGTTACGGCTGTGCAGACCATGCCACTGCTACCTGCAGGCATGCCCCACAATGTGGCCCAGCCCACCGCAGCCATGTCTGCCTTCCCCCCTGTCATGGTGCCTCCTTTCAGGGTGCCCTTACCAGGCATGCACATCCCTCTACCAG GCATGCTTCCTGGCATGGGTCCGCCTTTAGTTTCCATGATGCACCCACATCTGGCTCTCTCGGCAGCTCCTGCCTCCATGGCCGGATCATTGCAGCTGCCCGAGTGGTCAGAGTACAAAACAGCTGATGGGAAAACGTACTACTACAACAACCGAACACTGGAGTCCACCTGGGAGAAACCACCGGCCCTCGTGGAGAAAG aaaaagaagcagaaagggTCAAGGAACGTCTGGCCCAGGAGGAGGCTGAGGCGATGGAGATGGAGGACGAGGAGAACAAAACAGATAACACTAACAACGAGAAGGAG GAGCCAAAAGAAGAAGAGATGACAGAGGAGGAAAAAGCAGCTCAGAAAGCCAGACCTATAGCCACCAACCCTATCCCTGGCACACCATG gTGTGTGGTTTGGACGGGTGACGATCGCGTGTTCTTCTACAATCCGACAACACGGCTGTCCATGTGGGACCGGCCCGAGGAGCTGGTTGGTCGAGCTGATGTCGACAAGCACATCCAGGAGCCGCCGCACAAGAGAGGCCTGGGGGACGGAAAGAAGACAG GTGTCAATAAGGAGGAGCCAGAACTGGCCATTGCTACTGAAGAGAATCAGGATGAGGAGCCATCCAAAGCCAAAAAGAGAAA GAAGGAGGAGGTAAAGGAGGCAGACTCTGAGAAAGAAGCAGCAATGGAGGCAGAGCTCAGAGCTGCCAGAGAACGAGCTATAGTGCCGCTAGAGGCCCGGATGACCCAGTTCAAAGAAATGCTGCTGGAGAGAGGG GTGTCTGCATTCTCGACTTGGGACAAAGAGCTTCATAAGATTGTGTTTGACCCACGTTACCTTCTGCTCAACCCAAAAGAGAGGAAACAG GTGTTTGACCAGTATGTGAAGACGCGAGCAGAGGAGGAaagaaaggagaagaagaacaagCTGATGCAGGCCAAAGACGAGTTCAGGAGGATGATGGAGGAAGCAAAGTTTACACCAAG AACAACATTTAGTGATTTTGCAGTGAAGCACGGCCGAGATCCACGATTTAAGACCATAGAAAAGATGAAGGACAGGGAGGCGATCTTCATGGAATTCATGACCGCtatgaggaagagagagaaagaggactCCAAGTCCAGAGGAGAGAAG GTGAAGCAAGACTTCTTTGATCTCCTAAGTGAGCAGCACATAGAGGGAGGCCAGCGGTGGAGCAAATTGAAAGAGCGGCTAGAGACTGACCTACGATACAAGGCTGTAGAGAGCTCCGCGCTCAGAGAAGAACTTTTCAAACAGTACATGGAAAAACAAGCCAAG AGCGTGGACATCGATAAGGAGAGAGAGTTGGAGCGGCAGGCTCGTATCGAGGCCAGTCTCAGAGAGAGGGAGCGGGAGGTGCAGAAGGCCCGATCAGAACAGACCAAAGAGATCGACCGAGAGAGGGAGCAGCACAAGAGGGAGGAGGCCATCCAGCATTTCAAAGCTCTCATGTCGGATATG GTACGATCTTCAGATGCAACGTGGTCAGACACACGTCGCAACCTGCGGAAGGACCATCGCTGGGAATCGGCATCACTgctagagagagaggaaaaggagaAGCTGTTCAACGACCATGTAGAAGCACTGgccaagaagaagaaagaacatTTCAGGCAGCTATTGGATGAGACCAGCATG atCACTCTGACAACCACATGGAAGGAGGTGAAGAAGGTTATCAAGGAGGACCCTCGCTGTATTAAGTTCTCCTCCAGTGACAGA aaGAGACAGCGGGAGTTTGAAGATTACATCAAAGACAAGTACATCACAGCCAAAGCTGACTTCAGAACCCTGCTGAAGGAGACAAAGTTCATCACATACAG
- the tcerg1b gene encoding transcription elongation regulator 1 isoform X6, giving the protein MADQTESETIGFSDNRMVQQAVRFRGPAPAPAPAQTPVLRGPPPLLRPPPPPFGMMRGPPPRPPFARPPFDPNMPPIPPPGSMPPPIGPPHLQRPPFLPPPMGNLPPPPGMLFPPGMPPVPASGAPALNPAEEIWVENKTPEGKAYYYNARTRESSWSKPDGVKIIQQSELNPLLVAGSAGPGPSVGVTTAASSSSVNTTASTAATASPTQALATTPSRTLASSPDSTTPSVTIAATVVADLSPVATASSTVAVSPVTVVTVSTVPSPVTAVQTMPLLPAGMPHNVAQPTAAMSAFPPVMVPPFRVPLPGMHIPLPGMLPGMGPPLVSMMHPHLALSAAPASMAGSLQLPEWSEYKTADGKTYYYNNRTLESTWEKPPALVEKEKEAERVKERLAQEEAEAMEMEDEENKTDNTNNEKEEPKEEEMTEEEKAAQKARPIATNPIPGTPWCVVWTGDDRVFFYNPTTRLSMWDRPEELVGRADVDKHIQEPPHKRGLGDGKKTVTGVNKEEPELAIATEENQDEEPSKAKKRKKEEVKEADSEKEAAMEAELRAARERAIVPLEARMTQFKEMLLERGVSAFSTWDKELHKIVFDPRYLLLNPKERKQVFDQYVKTRAEEERKEKKNKLMQAKDEFRRMMEEAKFTPRTTFSDFAVKHGRDPRFKTIEKMKDREAIFMEFMTAMRKREKEDSKSRGEKVKQDFFDLLSEQHIEGGQRWSKLKERLETDLRYKAVESSALREELFKQYMEKQAKSVDIDKERELERQARIEASLREREREVQKARSEQTKEIDREREQHKREEAIQHFKALMSDMVRSSDATWSDTRRNLRKDHRWESASLLEREEKEKLFNDHVEALAKKKKEHFRQLLDETSMVRSKKITLTTTWKEVKKVIKEDPRCIKFSSSDRKRQREFEDYIKDKYITAKADFRTLLKETKFITYRSRKLIQESEQHLKDVEKILQNDKRYLVLECVPEERRKLIMFYIEDLDRRGPPPPPTASEPTRRSTK; this is encoded by the exons ATGGCGGaccagacagagagcgagactATCGGGTTCAGCGACAACAG AATGGTGCAGCAGGCAGTGCGTTTCCGCGGCCCTGCGCCTGCACCTGCGCCTGCCCAGACCCCAGTGTTACGAGGCCCACCACCACTCCTTAGGCCACCGCCGCCTCCTTTTGGGATGATGAGGGGACCCCCGCCCCGACCCCCATTTGCACGCCCACCCTTTGACCCCAACATGCCGCCCATCCCACCACCAGGAAGCATGCCTCCACCCATTGGACCTCCACATCTACAG AGACCTCCATTCCTTCCCCCTCCCATGGGAAACCTGCCGCCTCCTCCAGGGATGCTGTTTCCTCCTGGGATGCCCCCGGTTCCTGCATCTGGAGCCCCTGCACTCAACCCTGCAGAGGAGATTTGGGTAGAGAACAAGACTCCAGAGGGAAAG GCATATTACTACAACGCCAGGACCAGAGAGTCATCATGGAGTAAACCGGATGGTGTGAAGATCATCCAGCAGTCTGAACTCAACCCTCTTCTTGTAGCGGGGTCTGCAGGGCCAGGTCCAAGTGTGGGGGTGACTACAGCTGCCAGCTCGAGCAGTGTCAACACTACAGCCAGCACAGCAGCCACAGCCTCGCCTACTCAGGCCCTGGCTACAACCCCCTCCCGCACACTCGCCTCCAGTCCAGACTCCACCACCCCATCCGTGACCATTGCAG CCACTGTTGTAGCAGACCTATCCCCTGTTGCCACAGCGTCCTCAACTGTTGCTGTGTCTCCAGTCACTGTGGTAACTGTTTCCACGGTGCCGTCACCTGTTACGGCTGTGCAGACCATGCCACTGCTACCTGCAGGCATGCCCCACAATGTGGCCCAGCCCACCGCAGCCATGTCTGCCTTCCCCCCTGTCATGGTGCCTCCTTTCAGGGTGCCCTTACCAGGCATGCACATCCCTCTACCAG GCATGCTTCCTGGCATGGGTCCGCCTTTAGTTTCCATGATGCACCCACATCTGGCTCTCTCGGCAGCTCCTGCCTCCATGGCCGGATCATTGCAGCTGCCCGAGTGGTCAGAGTACAAAACAGCTGATGGGAAAACGTACTACTACAACAACCGAACACTGGAGTCCACCTGGGAGAAACCACCGGCCCTCGTGGAGAAAG aaaaagaagcagaaagggTCAAGGAACGTCTGGCCCAGGAGGAGGCTGAGGCGATGGAGATGGAGGACGAGGAGAACAAAACAGATAACACTAACAACGAGAAGGAG GAGCCAAAAGAAGAAGAGATGACAGAGGAGGAAAAAGCAGCTCAGAAAGCCAGACCTATAGCCACCAACCCTATCCCTGGCACACCATG gTGTGTGGTTTGGACGGGTGACGATCGCGTGTTCTTCTACAATCCGACAACACGGCTGTCCATGTGGGACCGGCCCGAGGAGCTGGTTGGTCGAGCTGATGTCGACAAGCACATCCAGGAGCCGCCGCACAAGAGAGGCCTGGGGGACGGAAAGAAGACAG tCACAGGTGTCAATAAGGAGGAGCCAGAACTGGCCATTGCTACTGAAGAGAATCAGGATGAGGAGCCATCCAAAGCCAAAAAGAGAAA GAAGGAGGAGGTAAAGGAGGCAGACTCTGAGAAAGAAGCAGCAATGGAGGCAGAGCTCAGAGCTGCCAGAGAACGAGCTATAGTGCCGCTAGAGGCCCGGATGACCCAGTTCAAAGAAATGCTGCTGGAGAGAGGG GTGTCTGCATTCTCGACTTGGGACAAAGAGCTTCATAAGATTGTGTTTGACCCACGTTACCTTCTGCTCAACCCAAAAGAGAGGAAACAG GTGTTTGACCAGTATGTGAAGACGCGAGCAGAGGAGGAaagaaaggagaagaagaacaagCTGATGCAGGCCAAAGACGAGTTCAGGAGGATGATGGAGGAAGCAAAGTTTACACCAAG AACAACATTTAGTGATTTTGCAGTGAAGCACGGCCGAGATCCACGATTTAAGACCATAGAAAAGATGAAGGACAGGGAGGCGATCTTCATGGAATTCATGACCGCtatgaggaagagagagaaagaggactCCAAGTCCAGAGGAGAGAAG GTGAAGCAAGACTTCTTTGATCTCCTAAGTGAGCAGCACATAGAGGGAGGCCAGCGGTGGAGCAAATTGAAAGAGCGGCTAGAGACTGACCTACGATACAAGGCTGTAGAGAGCTCCGCGCTCAGAGAAGAACTTTTCAAACAGTACATGGAAAAACAAGCCAAG AGCGTGGACATCGATAAGGAGAGAGAGTTGGAGCGGCAGGCTCGTATCGAGGCCAGTCTCAGAGAGAGGGAGCGGGAGGTGCAGAAGGCCCGATCAGAACAGACCAAAGAGATCGACCGAGAGAGGGAGCAGCACAAGAGGGAGGAGGCCATCCAGCATTTCAAAGCTCTCATGTCGGATATG GTACGATCTTCAGATGCAACGTGGTCAGACACACGTCGCAACCTGCGGAAGGACCATCGCTGGGAATCGGCATCACTgctagagagagaggaaaaggagaAGCTGTTCAACGACCATGTAGAAGCACTGgccaagaagaagaaagaacatTTCAGGCAGCTATTGGATGAGACCAGCATGGTGAGAAGTAAAAAG atCACTCTGACAACCACATGGAAGGAGGTGAAGAAGGTTATCAAGGAGGACCCTCGCTGTATTAAGTTCTCCTCCAGTGACAGA aaGAGACAGCGGGAGTTTGAAGATTACATCAAAGACAAGTACATCACAGCCAAAGCTGACTTCAGAACCCTGCTGAAGGAGACAAAGTTCATCACATACAG